In Pseudomonas poae, a single genomic region encodes these proteins:
- the radC gene encoding DNA repair protein RadC yields the protein MISGNASLNPVGTPDEDQIIEQALVILEQRVFTRSPSLKSPEDVRNFLQLKIAAQPHEVFGAVFLDSKHQVLAYEPLFQGTIDSASVYPRVVLKRCMDHNAAALVLCHNHPSGCTEPSTADETLTQRLKEVLGQVDIRLLDHFIIGKGDPYSFAEHGLI from the coding sequence ATGATCAGTGGTAATGCTTCACTCAATCCCGTCGGCACACCGGACGAAGACCAAATCATCGAACAGGCGTTGGTCATCCTTGAGCAGCGAGTGTTCACTCGTAGCCCCTCGCTGAAAAGCCCGGAGGATGTGCGCAATTTCCTGCAGCTGAAAATCGCAGCACAGCCGCATGAAGTCTTTGGCGCCGTGTTCCTCGATTCGAAGCATCAGGTGCTGGCCTACGAGCCTTTGTTCCAAGGCACTATCGACAGCGCCAGCGTCTATCCACGGGTGGTGCTCAAGCGTTGTATGGACCATAACGCCGCCGCTCTGGTGCTCTGCCACAATCACCCTTCCGGCTGCACTGAACCCAGTACGGCGGACGAAACGTTGACCCAGCGATTGAAGGAGGTATTGGGGCAAGTCGATATCCGTCTACTGGATCACTTCATCATCGGGAAAGGCGATCCTTATTCGTTCGCCGAACACGGATTGATCTGA
- a CDS encoding TIGR03757 family integrating conjugative element protein: protein MNYRILRHVVLSFPGPIRCLALAIALYASAARAMDIWVITDRRHPVQGTPDRLIELDAPARIEAELSTDLPSDVQQTSLLVQQRLKHGGPELEQRLARTYQDVTDAWSLGITTLPAIVMDQRYVVYGEPDVAKAIARIEAYRRTQP, encoded by the coding sequence ATGAACTACCGGATACTGCGCCATGTTGTGCTCTCTTTCCCCGGCCCAATCAGGTGCCTGGCCTTGGCCATAGCGCTGTATGCCTCTGCGGCTAGAGCAATGGATATCTGGGTCATCACCGACCGCCGACATCCCGTGCAAGGTACACCTGACCGACTGATCGAGCTGGATGCACCCGCGCGTATTGAAGCCGAACTGTCGACCGATCTTCCAAGTGATGTCCAGCAAACGTCACTCTTGGTACAGCAGCGCCTCAAACACGGCGGCCCCGAGCTGGAGCAGCGTCTGGCCAGGACCTACCAGGACGTGACCGATGCCTGGAGCCTGGGCATTACCACCCTCCCCGCCATCGTTATGGATCAACGCTACGTAGTTTATGGCGAGCCGGACGTCGCCAAGGCGATCGCACGCATCGAGGCCTACCGGAGGACTCAACCATGA
- a CDS encoding TIGR03756 family integrating conjugative element protein yields MKCARLRRTGIAAILLATASSSFALNTATIVSSTLSPSCLEYRIVGICYWLFCTPFGCSVRTSTKVRHYIPDAVVSNYSNTGENPWSEVRAMSAPNVTAQAGGDGTTNHDNESNMAKFKNADVIGHPGGHVFGQFASTSGYACKGAGTAFMPYLLSTLDTIAWRYNIPEMVYPEALTPGEREIGTRSTFNLWGAVYPRGGFLHQVDDYKAGAVVAQRAGDIVTRRGQLHVYQPLLANSQPGYWPAGALEESNTSTGKWQELTPRLSNRCVVFPHSEPLAQAQQGDYAWALWRPYSCCERRGQTFLGSTDFN; encoded by the coding sequence ATGAAGTGTGCCCGCCTTCGGCGTACCGGCATCGCCGCCATTTTATTGGCGACTGCATCGTCATCGTTCGCGCTCAACACCGCGACCATCGTGTCTTCCACTTTGTCCCCATCATGCCTGGAGTACCGGATCGTAGGGATCTGCTACTGGCTGTTCTGTACGCCGTTCGGCTGCTCGGTGCGGACGTCCACCAAGGTGCGCCACTACATTCCGGATGCCGTGGTTTCGAATTACTCCAACACCGGTGAGAACCCGTGGAGCGAAGTGCGGGCCATGAGCGCCCCCAACGTGACGGCCCAGGCAGGCGGCGACGGCACGACGAACCATGACAATGAAAGCAACATGGCGAAGTTCAAGAACGCCGACGTGATCGGCCATCCCGGCGGCCATGTGTTCGGCCAATTCGCCAGCACCTCAGGTTACGCCTGCAAAGGTGCCGGCACCGCGTTTATGCCATACCTGCTGAGCACGCTCGACACTATCGCGTGGCGCTACAACATCCCCGAAATGGTGTACCCCGAAGCACTGACGCCCGGCGAGCGCGAGATCGGCACACGCAGCACGTTCAACCTGTGGGGCGCCGTCTATCCGCGCGGCGGATTTCTACATCAGGTCGACGATTACAAGGCCGGCGCCGTGGTCGCCCAACGCGCCGGGGACATCGTCACCCGGCGGGGGCAATTGCATGTCTATCAGCCATTGCTCGCGAACTCGCAGCCCGGTTACTGGCCGGCCGGAGCGCTGGAGGAAAGCAATACCTCGACCGGCAAGTGGCAGGAGCTGACGCCGCGTCTTTCCAACCGCTGCGTGGTGTTCCCCCACAGCGAACCGCTGGCCCAGGCCCAGCAAGGTGATTATGCCTGGGCGCTTTGGCGCCCATACAGCTGTTGCGAACGCCGCGGGCAGACGTTCCTCGGCAGTACAGACTTCAACTGA
- a CDS encoding DUF3742 family protein produces MSTRTRISNAERFGRWLGRRWRAYVRRERRVSGWLIAQGVPTPAAAVLIWGVKLAVLAVLLYTAFWLALLLVFGVAAAWVARNTDWNEPQPEWRSGNLGFGLYHPDGSRIDPHDPNDEM; encoded by the coding sequence ATGAGCACGAGAACTCGCATCAGTAATGCAGAACGCTTTGGCCGCTGGCTCGGCCGCAGATGGCGTGCTTATGTGCGCAGAGAGCGGCGGGTATCGGGATGGCTGATTGCGCAAGGCGTGCCTACGCCAGCGGCGGCTGTGTTGATCTGGGGCGTCAAGCTCGCGGTACTGGCTGTGCTGCTCTATACCGCGTTCTGGCTGGCTCTGCTGCTGGTGTTCGGCGTCGCTGCAGCGTGGGTGGCCCGCAATACCGATTGGAATGAGCCGCAACCTGAATGGCGGAGCGGCAATCTCGGATTTGGCCTTTACCATCCTGATGGCTCAAGGATCGATCCTCACGATCCCAACGACGAAATGTAG
- a CDS encoding AbrB/MazE/SpoVT family DNA-binding domain-containing protein — MPAIHELATLTSKGQITLPKPIRQALGVDTGGKVAFDLGEDGQIVVTRANAEHEDPAIGAFLSLLARDIEAGRHVRGLPDELAHAMLMQAGHDVNLANEIDGEVAL, encoded by the coding sequence ATGCCAGCCATTCATGAACTAGCCACGCTCACATCGAAGGGCCAGATAACGCTGCCCAAGCCGATCCGTCAGGCGTTGGGCGTCGATACCGGCGGCAAGGTAGCGTTCGACCTGGGCGAGGATGGGCAGATTGTCGTCACCCGCGCGAATGCCGAGCACGAAGATCCGGCCATCGGCGCGTTTCTGAGTCTGCTGGCCCGCGATATCGAGGCTGGCCGGCATGTTCGCGGGTTGCCGGACGAACTGGCTCACGCCATGCTGATGCAGGCTGGGCATGACGTGAATCTGGCCAACGAGATTGATGGCGAAGTGGCGCTCTGA
- a CDS encoding SDR family oxidoreductase, which yields MPRNLLMKRRFEDKVVLVTGAAGGIGLAIARAFASEGAKVMLADRDSAKLHAAEQLLRQEGGDVASVVVDVTDYSDCQKMVAAVVQRFNALDIACNNAGVPSPIAPFEEQSLLQWQRVMDVNLNGIFHCMKAQVPAMRESVGTAIINTASVTSHLAFAGMAGYVASKHGVAGLTKASALDLIGYGIRVNAVAPGFIETPMLAPALGGEDGRAFFDARAPIGRIGRAEEVASCVLFLASAEASYVVGAVLNVDGGMALT from the coding sequence ATGCCTAGGAACCTTCTCATGAAGCGACGTTTTGAAGACAAGGTAGTCTTGGTGACTGGTGCGGCAGGAGGTATCGGTCTGGCCATAGCGCGAGCTTTCGCTTCTGAAGGTGCGAAAGTCATGCTGGCTGACCGCGACAGTGCCAAATTGCACGCAGCGGAGCAATTGTTACGCCAAGAGGGCGGCGATGTGGCCTCGGTCGTCGTCGATGTCACCGACTACAGCGACTGTCAGAAGATGGTCGCCGCGGTGGTTCAGCGGTTCAACGCGCTCGATATTGCCTGCAATAACGCTGGTGTTCCGTCCCCCATTGCGCCCTTCGAGGAGCAATCACTCTTGCAGTGGCAACGGGTGATGGACGTCAACCTGAATGGCATCTTCCATTGCATGAAAGCGCAAGTGCCTGCTATGCGGGAAAGCGTGGGCACTGCAATTATCAATACTGCTTCGGTCACAAGTCATCTGGCGTTTGCCGGGATGGCGGGCTATGTGGCAAGCAAGCATGGTGTCGCGGGATTGACTAAGGCCTCCGCGTTGGATCTGATTGGTTACGGTATACGCGTGAATGCGGTGGCCCCGGGATTTATCGAGACCCCGATGCTTGCGCCCGCGCTTGGAGGCGAAGATGGTCGCGCCTTCTTTGATGCGCGGGCGCCGATAGGTCGTATTGGTAGGGCTGAAGAGGTCGCATCGTGCGTACTGTTTCTGGCTTCTGCAGAGGCGAGCTATGTGGTCGGTGCTGTATTGAATGTTGACGGTGGGATGGCGCTGACCTAG
- a CDS encoding DUF1302 family protein, whose amino-acid sequence MGESMFFTDNGIASAMAPVDVYKALSVPNIKAQEVFLPVNQISTSVLLSDEWTAEAYYQFQWEKSRLPPVGTFWSNADVLDEGGERIIVAPGSYLYRGHDDKADAPQFGVSLRWRPSAYNLDLGVYAMRYNYKEPRVMTSLSGGFDPVTGSVGTYHLEYKEGIELYGVSANTSIGNLNLGGEISYRHNIPLRSLSSVLEPDVLGDTANVQLSAIYVGGAGALWDNISYAGELAGHKLAKVTQHGEQRDTSLNSFAYGTRGVITLDYFQVAPSLDLSVPIGVGYMFKGKSPTSGAFGNYAEDHGGDLTVGLGATYEQHWQASINYTTFLVIMIVTTM is encoded by the coding sequence ATGGGGGAGAGCATGTTCTTCACCGATAACGGCATTGCATCCGCAATGGCTCCGGTGGATGTTTACAAAGCGCTGAGCGTTCCAAACATAAAGGCTCAGGAAGTATTCTTGCCCGTTAACCAAATTTCCACCAGCGTTTTACTCAGCGATGAGTGGACAGCTGAGGCGTATTACCAATTCCAATGGGAGAAATCCCGCCTTCCCCCTGTTGGCACGTTCTGGAGTAATGCGGACGTTTTGGATGAAGGTGGCGAGCGGATCATCGTAGCGCCAGGGAGTTATCTCTATCGCGGACATGATGATAAAGCAGATGCGCCACAGTTCGGGGTGTCATTGCGCTGGCGTCCGTCGGCATACAACCTGGATCTTGGGGTTTACGCCATGCGCTACAACTACAAAGAACCACGAGTCATGACTAGTCTGTCGGGAGGTTTTGATCCGGTGACTGGCAGCGTCGGAACCTACCACCTGGAATATAAAGAAGGTATTGAGCTGTATGGGGTCAGTGCAAATACATCCATTGGAAACCTAAACCTCGGTGGTGAAATTTCCTATCGGCATAATATTCCTCTGCGCTCTCTTTCAAGTGTGCTAGAGCCTGATGTGCTCGGGGATACTGCTAACGTGCAACTTTCTGCAATTTACGTCGGCGGGGCAGGAGCGCTTTGGGACAATATCAGTTATGCGGGTGAATTGGCCGGCCATAAGTTAGCTAAAGTTACCCAGCATGGTGAGCAGCGGGACACTTCACTCAACAGCTTCGCTTACGGCACGCGGGGCGTTATTACTCTCGATTACTTTCAAGTCGCGCCTAGCCTTGATTTGTCCGTGCCGATTGGTGTCGGCTATATGTTCAAAGGTAAATCACCAACATCTGGAGCGTTCGGAAATTACGCTGAGGACCATGGAGGCGACTTGACGGTGGGTCTGGGTGCTACGTATGAACAGCACTGGCAAGCAAGCATAAATTACACAACATTTTTGGTAATCATGATAGTAACTACTATGTAG
- a CDS encoding DUF1302 family protein, with amino-acid sequence MIRSVLSNESIIMKTNKAYIPFISRKVLQRQTRKVLQPLNGISLGLGLLLTAGVAPVVSAITLDINPEIEADWTNTLKYSLGARTGSKNKTNLNNSNADDSERNFDRGSLVMNRVDWLSELNFKYQNYSLNLSGAGWYDNVYNSSNENDSPSTANAFTASNDHYTSDARKWAGRDFELMNAFVGAQYDAFGYPISVRLGRHTLLWGRACSSPITALHPQWLRWMFTKR; translated from the coding sequence ATGATTCGCTCAGTGCTGTCAAACGAGTCAATAATAATGAAAACAAATAAAGCCTACATTCCCTTTATTTCTAGAAAAGTTTTACAGCGCCAAACGCGCAAAGTGCTTCAGCCTTTGAATGGTATTTCGTTAGGTCTAGGCCTGCTATTAACTGCAGGAGTGGCTCCCGTGGTGTCTGCTATTACTCTGGATATAAATCCTGAGATAGAAGCAGACTGGACTAACACCCTCAAGTATTCGCTGGGTGCGCGCACTGGAAGTAAAAATAAAACCAACCTGAACAATTCCAATGCTGATGACTCCGAGCGAAATTTTGACCGGGGCTCACTGGTAATGAATCGCGTGGATTGGTTGTCCGAGCTTAATTTTAAATATCAGAATTATAGTTTAAATTTGAGCGGTGCCGGCTGGTACGATAATGTCTACAATTCTTCCAACGAAAACGATTCCCCCAGTACGGCCAATGCCTTTACTGCTTCGAATGATCACTACACTTCGGATGCGCGGAAATGGGCAGGACGCGATTTTGAGTTGATGAACGCATTTGTGGGTGCTCAATATGATGCTTTCGGTTATCCCATCAGCGTTAGGCTGGGGCGGCATACGCTGCTATGGGGGAGAGCATGTTCTTCACCGATAACGGCATTGCATCCGCAATGGCTCCGGTGGATGTTTACAAAGCGCTGA
- a CDS encoding DUF1329 domain-containing protein, with translation MIKTSFLGHGNICLASAAYANCPTSSLTHQTFFVSGVANFDEAYGFFGSPEQYDWKLVGRKEMYIPYNTNKMLKAGPDAAIGPHFIKPEFVRWELHRVWQVEGKLKDGVRNSVASRTLYLDEDTWNVVLSDLWDTQNKHWRGGIVYSSISCDLPGVIPLPFQNIDFQQKAFVLGEWSDQYQSREPRPRSYYSPEALVQGAQR, from the coding sequence ATTATCAAAACCAGCTTTTTGGGTCATGGCAATATATGCCTGGCCAGCGCCGCGTACGCAAATTGCCCAACGTCCAGTTTGACACACCAAACTTTTTTCGTTTCGGGCGTCGCTAACTTTGATGAGGCTTACGGCTTTTTTGGGTCTCCTGAGCAATATGATTGGAAACTGGTCGGCCGTAAGGAAATGTATATTCCTTATAATACCAATAAAATGCTAAAAGCAGGACCAGATGCTGCGATTGGTCCTCATTTCATAAAGCCTGAGTTTGTTCGGTGGGAGTTGCATCGAGTTTGGCAAGTGGAGGGGAAACTGAAGGACGGTGTGCGAAACTCGGTGGCATCACGAACTCTTTATCTAGATGAGGATACTTGGAACGTTGTCCTCAGCGATCTATGGGATACTCAGAACAAACACTGGCGAGGTGGCATTGTCTATTCAAGTATTTCTTGCGACCTGCCAGGCGTTATCCCGCTGCCTTTTCAGAATATCGATTTCCAACAGAAGGCTTTTGTGCTTGGCGAATGGAGCGATCAGTACCAGTCGCGTGAACCCCGCCCTAGAAGTTATTACAGTCCAGAGGCGCTAGTTCAAGGGGCTCAACGTTGA
- a CDS encoding DUF1329 domain-containing protein codes for MKITESFTTKITPMKLEIYMRHNKHKTSLYVLMAAGMLHPVFFNVSHAAASAEEVQSLGTTLTPLGAIKAGNAAGTIPAWTGSKTQCPANLPAGSLAWEPFADEKPILSITAQNMAEHKDQLSLSVQSLLQSNPDYRVDIYPTHRTAIEPEWVYQYTKTNASRATLTEGGKAVKGAYGGTPFPIPQSGGEAMWNHFLAWKGSAADTVADLFVVDSNGTRSLSARIEASRVYPYYVQDGESKFDGTHWMLSRAQLKAPARRVGEATVGVFPMDYQNQLFGSWQYMPGQRRVRKLPNVQFDTPNFFRFGRR; via the coding sequence TTGAAGATTACCGAAAGCTTTACAACAAAAATAACGCCCATGAAGCTGGAGATTTATATGCGCCACAATAAACATAAGACCTCACTCTACGTGCTCATGGCTGCGGGCATGCTGCACCCGGTCTTCTTCAACGTAAGCCACGCGGCTGCGTCTGCTGAAGAAGTGCAAAGTTTGGGCACCACGCTGACCCCACTCGGTGCGATCAAAGCCGGCAACGCAGCAGGTACCATTCCAGCCTGGACGGGGAGCAAAACCCAGTGCCCTGCCAACCTTCCTGCAGGTAGTCTGGCCTGGGAACCGTTCGCGGACGAAAAACCGATCCTATCCATTACTGCTCAGAATATGGCGGAACACAAGGATCAGCTGTCGCTCAGCGTGCAAAGCCTACTGCAATCCAACCCAGATTACCGGGTGGATATCTATCCAACGCACCGAACCGCAATTGAGCCGGAGTGGGTTTATCAGTACACCAAGACCAATGCATCGCGGGCAACGCTAACTGAAGGTGGAAAGGCAGTGAAAGGTGCCTATGGCGGCACTCCTTTCCCGATTCCGCAATCGGGTGGTGAAGCAATGTGGAACCATTTTCTGGCATGGAAAGGCTCCGCAGCGGATACGGTCGCGGATTTATTTGTCGTTGACTCTAACGGTACCCGCTCACTCTCTGCACGTATCGAGGCGAGTCGTGTGTATCCCTACTATGTCCAAGACGGTGAAAGCAAATTCGATGGCACTCACTGGATGTTATCGCGCGCTCAGCTCAAAGCACCGGCTCGCAGGGTAGGCGAAGCAACAGTCGGGGTGTTCCCCATGGATTATCAAAACCAGCTTTTTGGGTCATGGCAATATATGCCTGGCCAGCGCCGCGTACGCAAATTGCCCAACGTCCAGTTTGACACACCAAACTTTTTTCGTTTCGGGCGTCGCTAA
- a CDS encoding class A beta-lactamase-related serine hydrolase has product MTKQAMGLVPERLAHIKRAIEEDVSKGVYFGAVIRVTRNGEAGLEEAIGWEDETRQKALSTNSVFSIFSLTKAFVNILTLASIERGQFALTTKVADVIPEFRGAPRDGVTVKHLLTHTTGMPGVWVPKPDMYQDRLDEMLDAICENVHGAVLPGERCDYAPAVNHILLGELLRKTDPQGRDLRTLIHQDLFEPLGMTDTWMGVRPDLRERKVVPQMRGVIPIACLGRTQSGRYSLFEEEVNEAAHVGAVSTTADLSRFAEMLRRGGELDGTRILAPRTIEVARKNWTGDLYNELYRTVALRAGWTTPPKACIGLGFNVRGADLVHHQFGTLTSEETFGNYGAGTGLFWVDPVLNMTFTCLSAGVLPQARNIERFQRLSDMAVAAAI; this is encoded by the coding sequence ATGACCAAGCAGGCGATGGGACTAGTTCCGGAACGTCTAGCACATATCAAGCGTGCCATTGAAGAAGATGTCAGCAAGGGCGTTTATTTTGGTGCTGTGATTCGGGTGACTCGCAATGGTGAAGCCGGTCTGGAAGAAGCAATCGGCTGGGAGGATGAGACTCGTCAAAAAGCACTTTCCACAAACTCGGTCTTCAGCATTTTTTCATTAACAAAAGCTTTCGTTAATATCTTGACCTTGGCGTCAATCGAGCGGGGACAGTTCGCGCTGACCACGAAAGTCGCTGATGTGATTCCCGAGTTTCGCGGCGCCCCACGCGATGGGGTTACGGTGAAGCATCTGCTGACCCATACCACCGGCATGCCGGGGGTTTGGGTGCCAAAACCAGATATGTATCAAGACCGGCTGGATGAAATGCTCGACGCCATTTGCGAGAACGTTCATGGCGCTGTACTGCCCGGGGAGCGCTGTGATTATGCACCAGCGGTCAACCATATCCTGCTGGGCGAATTGCTCCGCAAAACCGACCCTCAAGGGCGCGACCTGCGCACGCTGATTCACCAGGACCTGTTTGAGCCGTTGGGTATGACAGATACCTGGATGGGTGTGCGTCCCGATTTGCGTGAGCGGAAGGTGGTTCCGCAGATGCGCGGCGTTATTCCTATCGCGTGTCTCGGCCGGACGCAGTCAGGTCGCTACAGCTTGTTTGAAGAAGAAGTCAACGAAGCGGCTCACGTCGGGGCCGTATCGACCACTGCTGACCTCTCCCGATTCGCAGAAATGCTACGCCGCGGTGGCGAACTGGACGGGACGCGAATCTTGGCACCGAGAACGATCGAGGTCGCGCGCAAGAACTGGACTGGGGACCTCTACAATGAGCTCTATCGAACGGTTGCGTTGCGCGCAGGCTGGACCACTCCACCCAAAGCCTGCATCGGCCTGGGCTTCAATGTGCGCGGCGCTGACCTGGTTCACCATCAGTTTGGCACCCTCACCAGCGAGGAGACCTTCGGCAACTATGGTGCCGGCACCGGCCTGTTCTGGGTCGATCCAGTGTTGAACATGACATTTACCTGCCTGAGTGCGGGAGTTCTTCCCCAAGCGAGAAACATTGAACGCTTCCAGCGCCTTTCCGATATGGCGGTGGCTGCGGCGATTTGA
- a CDS encoding cytochrome P450: protein MMSGLYRNVIPTTDADPWAVEEIRNAKSSESRIRELGPVVWLSQHKCFFVGQHAPAQSVLTRWREFSSTGRPFQDEQSIVPQILVTEDPPAHTRSRDALMQLLSPPAIKSMREEFTRQAEAVVDRFLQQGTLDGVQDLASSYILKIFPDAIGLPEENRERVLKFGEAAFNGAGPRNKILADSLVQAVPAFEWIERNCNREAVTPNGLAGRLYGFADEGILTEAEANLLVMTLLGAGFDTTMVTIGNTLHAFSQYPEEWSKLHANPLLAKNALEETLRYDPPARMMGRLVTQDLELEGAPLQKGDVLGVFLGAAGRDPRRWENADQYDLTRKGPHLGFGVGVHSCAGQALARLEFECLFSVLAQRVKKVELIGTPERLINNNILGWIRVPLKLHAA, encoded by the coding sequence ATGATGAGCGGCCTTTATCGCAATGTAATCCCCACCACCGATGCTGACCCGTGGGCCGTCGAAGAAATCCGTAATGCCAAGAGCTCTGAAAGCCGTATTCGCGAGCTTGGCCCGGTGGTCTGGCTCAGTCAGCATAAGTGTTTCTTTGTTGGCCAACACGCACCTGCCCAATCCGTCCTGACCCGTTGGCGGGAGTTCTCCTCAACCGGACGCCCTTTCCAGGACGAACAGTCGATCGTCCCCCAAATTCTGGTCACCGAGGACCCGCCAGCGCATACGCGCTCGCGCGATGCACTCATGCAGCTCCTGTCGCCACCGGCCATCAAGTCCATGCGCGAAGAGTTCACCCGCCAGGCCGAAGCGGTAGTGGATCGCTTTCTGCAGCAAGGCACTCTTGATGGGGTTCAGGACCTAGCCTCCAGTTACATCCTCAAGATATTCCCGGATGCGATCGGCCTGCCGGAAGAGAATCGCGAGCGGGTACTCAAGTTCGGCGAGGCAGCCTTCAACGGTGCAGGTCCCCGCAACAAAATTCTTGCGGATTCGCTGGTGCAGGCCGTGCCGGCATTCGAGTGGATCGAACGCAATTGCAACCGTGAGGCGGTCACCCCCAATGGTTTGGCGGGCCGTCTTTATGGGTTCGCCGATGAAGGGATTTTGACCGAGGCCGAGGCGAACTTGCTTGTGATGACCCTTCTCGGCGCAGGCTTCGACACCACCATGGTGACGATAGGCAACACTCTGCATGCATTTAGCCAGTACCCAGAAGAATGGAGCAAGCTGCACGCTAACCCGTTGCTCGCAAAAAATGCGCTGGAAGAGACGCTCCGCTATGACCCGCCGGCGCGCATGATGGGGCGGCTGGTGACGCAGGATCTGGAGTTGGAAGGCGCGCCCCTACAGAAAGGCGACGTGCTGGGAGTCTTCCTCGGTGCCGCCGGGCGTGACCCGCGCCGCTGGGAAAATGCCGATCAATACGACCTTACTCGCAAAGGCCCGCACCTCGGCTTTGGCGTGGGTGTACATAGCTGTGCCGGCCAAGCTTTGGCGCGTCTGGAGTTCGAGTGTTTGTTCAGCGTCCTGGCACAACGCGTCAAAAAAGTGGAGCTCATTGGCACTCCCGAAAGGCTGATCAACAACAACATCCTAGGCTGGATTCGCGTGCCATTGAAGTTGCACGCCGCCTGA